The Candidatus Aminicenantes bacterium genomic interval GAAAGAGATTCATCCCCGGGCAACCGAGCTCAACCGCACCATTGAAACCCATTCACCCACGGTTCTTCACCTGCTTTCCGGCAAGGGCCGCAGCATCTATTTTCCCCGCTCCGGTATCCTGGCCCAGGGCGCCGAGGCGGCCGGCTGCGCCATCAACGCCACCATCGGTACGGCCCTGGAAGAGGACGGCAGCCCCCTGCGCCTCCAAACCATTGCCAAACACCTGAACCTGAAACCGGAAGAAGCGTTCCCTTATGCCCCCAGCCCCGGGCTGCCGGCCCTGCGTGACCGCTGGGCCCAACGCCTGCTGGAAAAGAATCCCACTCTGGCGGAGAAGCCCATCAGCCGCCCGCTGGTCTGCCAGGCCATCACCCACGGGCTGAGCCTGCTGGGAGCCCTGTTTGTGGATCCGGGAGATATCGTGCTCCACCCCGACCTCTTCTGGGGAAACTACCGCCTGGTCTTTGGACATGCCCGCGACGCGCGCCTGGCACCATACCCCCTGTTCCACGAAAACGGCCTGGACCTGGACGGATTCAGCAAATCCCTGCAGGCGGGACCGCCGTCCCAACGCCGCACAGTGATCCTCAATTTCCCCAACAACCCCACGGGCTATACCCCCACCCGGGAAGAGATCCCCCGCCTGCGCGAAATCCTGGCAGAAACCGCGCAAAAGGGATACCGCCTGCTGGTGATTCTGGACGACGCCTATTACGGACTGGTGTACGAAGACAATGTGTACCGCGAGTCCCTGTTCGCCGAACTGGCCGACCTGCATGAGAATCTGCTGGCCGTGAAAGTGGACGGCGCCACCAAAGAGGAATACGCCTGGGGATTCCGGGTGGGATTCATTACCTACGGCATCCGCGGAGGAAATACGGACCTCTACGCCGCCCTGGAAGAGAAAACCGCGGGTATGCTGCGTGGCAATATATCATCCGCGTCCCGGCTTTCTCAGTCCCTGATCCTCAACGCGCTAAACGACCCCGGATACATGCGGGAACGAAACAGCAAGTTTTTTCTCATGCGGCAACGCTACCGGGAAGTCAGACGCATCCTCGCCACCCATCCCGAAGCCTGCCAATGGTTCACTCCCCTGCCCTGCAACTCCGGCTACTTTATCTGCCTGCGGCTGGTTCAAGCCAATGCGGAAGCGGTGCGCCGTCGACTGCTGAACCATTACGATACAGGGGTCATCGCCCTGGACGGAATGCTCCGCATCGCTTTCTCTTCCACCCCCACCCACCGCCTGCAGGAACTCTTCGACAACATCCTGTCCGCCTGCCGCGACCTGGCCACAACCTGATGAACCCTTGACAACGCAATCGCCGTACCGTAACGTGGATGCAACCGCATACCCCTGCGATCGGCTCTGAGAAACGGCATGAAAAAAGTTTCGGTGATTCCGAAATCAACTGAAGATCCCGCCCTTCATTTCGGTCCCCTTCACGGGCCTGCCCCCATTCGCTTTTCCCGCAGTGATTTAAGTTTTTCATCCCCGCTCCCCTTGCCGCGCGCAGGCGAGCAAAGCGGGAGGAAGCCTCTCCCGACAGGAGTTTGACATGACCCCGGTAAATCGCAACCCGAACCCCTGGCGAATCGCCGCCTTTATCCTGGCCGTGGCCTGCCTGGCTCTGGCCGCCCGGCTCTGGTTGTTTCCAAAACCACAGGCGACGGATCCGTTTTCCACTGCCTCGGTCCGGGCCGCCGCCGCCCTGAATGGGCTGGAATTCACTGCTTCAGAGGTAGAGCTGATGCGTCCCGACCTGCGGGAACGGCTGGACAGTTTCCGTCGCCTGCGCACTGTATCTTTGCCCAACTCCCTGCCGCCGGCATTGCGTTTTGACCCGGCCGTCTTTTTTCCTCCAATTGACGTTGACCCGGTACCGGCTTGGCAGCCGCCGTTGCCCCCGCCGCTGCCCCGGGATCGGGCTGAGATTGCTTTCCAGCCCCTGCCGGTTCTGGCCGCCTGGTTGCGCTCCCGCCGCCTGCGCAGCCAGGACCTGACCGCAATCTACCTGGAACGGCTCAAACAACTGGGACCCGGACTGGAATGCGTCGTTACCCTGACCGAAGACCTGGCCTTGCGCCAGGCTCGCCGGGCCGACAAGGAAATGGCTGCGGGAAAGTGGCGCGGTCCGCTGCATGGCATCCCTTACGGCATCAAGGATTTGTTTGCCGTTCCCGGATATCCCACCACCTGGGGCGCCGCTCCGTTCAAAAACCAGGTCGTGGATGAACCCGCCACCGTGGTCGAACGGTTGGAGGCGGCCGGCGCCGTGCTCGTGGCCAAACTGACCGCCGGCGCCCTGGCGTGGGGGGATGTCTGGTACGGGGGAAAAACCCGCAATCCCTGGGATCTTGAGCAGGGTTCAAGCGGCTCTTCCGCGGGACCGGCCGCCGCAACCGCCGCCGGCCTGGTGGGATTTGCCATCGGCACCGAAACCTGGGGATCCATTGTTTCTCCTTCAACCCGTTGCGGTGTCACCGGATTGCGTCCCACATTCGGCCGTGTCAGCCGCCACGGGGTTATGGCCTTGAGTTGGAGCATGGACAAAGCCGGCCCCATCTGCCGGTCCGCGGAGGGCACAGGACTGGTTTTTGCCGCCATCCACGGAGCCGACGGCAAAGATCCCGATTGCCGGAACCTGCCCTTCGCCTGGCCCCCGCCCCGAGGCATCCGGGGATTGCGCGTGGGCGTTGTCACCGGCGCTTTCGGAACCGGAAACGAAAATCCCACTGACCACGCCACCCTTGCCGCGTTACGTTCGTTGGGAATAGAGCCCGTGGAAATCGAGTTGCCCGACCTTCCCATCGATCCCCTGGCTCTGATTCTGAACGCCGAAGCGGCCGCCGCCTTCGATGAATTCACGCGCTCGAACCGGGACGATCAACTCGTGCGCCAGGTGCGCAACGCCTGGCCCAACGTGTTTCGCCACGCCCGCCTGATCCCGGCCGTGGAGTACATCCAGGCCAACCGTATCCGCGCCCTGCTCATGCAACGCATGGCAGAACTGTTCCGCCGCGTGGACCTTTATGTATGTCCCACTTTCGGCAGCGACAACCTGCTGCTCACCAACCTGACCGGGCACCCCGCCCTGGTGTTGCCCAACGGCTTCGATGCGGACGGCCATCCCCTCAGCATCACCATTACCGCGGATCTCTTCGCCGAAGCGGAAATGCTGGCCCTGGGGCAGGCAATCCAGCAGATAACGGATCACCACACCAGGCGTCCACCGGGATTTGCCGTGGCGACAAAACAAGGAGCAAGGCCGTGAACAGAAACAATCGCCGGAGGAAGGCTCGTTGAAACGCGGGATCACGTTGGCCCTGGCCCTGGCGGGAATCGGCCTGTTTGTGTTCGTGGTGGTTCGGGCCGGGCCGGAGCGCATCTGGAACACGCTGAGGCGCGTCTCCTTGACGGAATTGATGATCCTGGTTTTGTTGCGCCTGCTTTTCTGGGGCCTGCGCGCACTGAACTGGAAAGCCGTGCTGGAGCGATGCGGAGGAACATCCGGTCTGTTTCACCTTCTGGGCGCACGCATGGCGGGACATGCCGTGGGCTACATCACCCCCACTTCGCGCATCGGCGGCGATGCGTTCAAAGCCCTGATGGTGAAAGACAATCCCCAGCGCAATGTCATCGCATCAGTGGTCATCGACAAGACCATTGAACTGGCGGTAACGGCTCTATTGATTCCGGTCGGACTGGCCATGCTGGTCTTGTCCGCGCCGCGCCCTCCCGCGCAGACGGGCGCCTTCCTGATCGTCACCGTCTTGCTGATTGTCCTGGTCGTATGGTTGATTCACCAGCAGAAAAAAGGCTTTTTCATGCGCGTTTTGGACCTTCTGAACCGTTTCAAGCTGGGGCGATCGTTCCGCAAGCGCTACGAGAGCAGAATCGCGGAGACGGATGCCCTGATGTCGGAGTTTTACCGCAGCCACCGCGACCGCTTCTTTTTGGTTTTTGTGGGGTACCTGGTGTTCATGGCATTGTGGACATTCGAAATTTTTCTCAGTTTGAAATTCCTGGGTTGTGCGGAAATCACGCCGGAAAAAGCCTTCCTGCTGGTGATCCTGGGATCCGTTGCGTTTGTATTGCCCGGCGTGCCCGGGTCGGTGGGTGTCTACGAGATGACCTATCTCTCCCTTTTCGTACTGCTGGGCCTGGGACCCTCTCACGCCGTCAGCCTTATCCTGGTGCGAAGAGGCCTGGACCTGCTCATGGCCGCCTGG includes:
- a CDS encoding amidase, translating into MTPVNRNPNPWRIAAFILAVACLALAARLWLFPKPQATDPFSTASVRAAAALNGLEFTASEVELMRPDLRERLDSFRRLRTVSLPNSLPPALRFDPAVFFPPIDVDPVPAWQPPLPPPLPRDRAEIAFQPLPVLAAWLRSRRLRSQDLTAIYLERLKQLGPGLECVVTLTEDLALRQARRADKEMAAGKWRGPLHGIPYGIKDLFAVPGYPTTWGAAPFKNQVVDEPATVVERLEAAGAVLVAKLTAGALAWGDVWYGGKTRNPWDLEQGSSGSSAGPAAATAAGLVGFAIGTETWGSIVSPSTRCGVTGLRPTFGRVSRHGVMALSWSMDKAGPICRSAEGTGLVFAAIHGADGKDPDCRNLPFAWPPPRGIRGLRVGVVTGAFGTGNENPTDHATLAALRSLGIEPVEIELPDLPIDPLALILNAEAAAAFDEFTRSNRDDQLVRQVRNAWPNVFRHARLIPAVEYIQANRIRALLMQRMAELFRRVDLYVCPTFGSDNLLLTNLTGHPALVLPNGFDADGHPLSITITADLFAEAEMLALGQAIQQITDHHTRRPPGFAVATKQGARP
- a CDS encoding aminotransferase class I/II-fold pyridoxal phosphate-dependent enzyme, which gives rise to MKEIHPRATELNRTIETHSPTVLHLLSGKGRSIYFPRSGILAQGAEAAGCAINATIGTALEEDGSPLRLQTIAKHLNLKPEEAFPYAPSPGLPALRDRWAQRLLEKNPTLAEKPISRPLVCQAITHGLSLLGALFVDPGDIVLHPDLFWGNYRLVFGHARDARLAPYPLFHENGLDLDGFSKSLQAGPPSQRRTVILNFPNNPTGYTPTREEIPRLREILAETAQKGYRLLVILDDAYYGLVYEDNVYRESLFAELADLHENLLAVKVDGATKEEYAWGFRVGFITYGIRGGNTDLYAALEEKTAGMLRGNISSASRLSQSLILNALNDPGYMRERNSKFFLMRQRYREVRRILATHPEACQWFTPLPCNSGYFICLRLVQANAEAVRRRLLNHYDTGVIALDGMLRIAFSSTPTHRLQELFDNILSACRDLATT
- a CDS encoding flippase-like domain-containing protein, with amino-acid sequence MTTPGVHRDLPWRQNKEQGREQKQSPEEGSLKRGITLALALAGIGLFVFVVVRAGPERIWNTLRRVSLTELMILVLLRLLFWGLRALNWKAVLERCGGTSGLFHLLGARMAGHAVGYITPTSRIGGDAFKALMVKDNPQRNVIASVVIDKTIELAVTALLIPVGLAMLVLSAPRPPAQTGAFLIVTVLLIVLVVWLIHQQKKGFFMRVLDLLNRFKLGRSFRKRYESRIAETDALMSEFYRSHRDRFFLVFVGYLVFMALWTFEIFLSLKFLGCAEITPEKAFLLVILGSVAFVLPGVPGSVGVYEMTYLSLFVLLGLGPSHAVSLILVRRGLDLLMAAWGMGVILLRGHSAWSRIFPGKAKPAPVQQEATLDRR